Proteins encoded in a region of the Paenibacillus sp. E222 genome:
- a CDS encoding TIGR01777 family oxidoreductase, with translation MKIAICGGTGFVGGALVDYWLQTGHHVKVITRKLPNLHNPSQNLTYISWEQVEEQPHLLEGMDALVNLAGETLNQRWTTKAKLEIVESRVTTVARVAKLVNSLEHKPEVVVQASAMAIYGTSPTETFDENSPQKSMNFPSRVSEQWEVAADAIKHVRLVKIRVSLVLGHKKGAFPLMKLPYMLGVGGRVGSGKQWTSWIHIMDIVRLIDFTIHNKEISGPVNASSPNPVTNDEFGRTVGKVYHRPHWFPVPAILIKTLVGELSVVLLQGQRVIPQKALDHGFQFTFPTLTEALEDLKHRGLSD, from the coding sequence ATGAAGATTGCGATTTGTGGAGGTACCGGTTTTGTCGGAGGAGCGCTCGTTGATTACTGGCTTCAGACAGGCCATCATGTGAAAGTTATTACACGCAAACTGCCGAATTTACATAATCCCAGCCAAAACCTTACTTATATCTCATGGGAACAGGTAGAGGAACAGCCTCATTTGCTGGAAGGAATGGATGCCCTGGTGAATCTCGCCGGGGAAACGTTGAATCAACGTTGGACAACCAAGGCGAAACTGGAGATCGTTGAATCCAGAGTGACTACTGTAGCGCGCGTAGCCAAATTGGTGAATTCACTGGAGCACAAGCCGGAGGTGGTCGTACAGGCATCTGCCATGGCAATCTATGGCACCTCTCCCACAGAAACATTTGATGAGAACAGTCCACAAAAATCGATGAATTTTCCATCCCGCGTCTCTGAGCAATGGGAAGTTGCTGCTGATGCCATCAAACATGTGAGACTCGTGAAAATCCGCGTCAGCCTCGTGCTTGGTCATAAAAAAGGGGCATTTCCATTAATGAAACTTCCTTATATGCTTGGTGTTGGGGGCAGGGTGGGAAGCGGCAAACAGTGGACCAGTTGGATTCATATTATGGATATTGTGCGTTTGATTGATTTCACGATCCACAATAAAGAAATCTCCGGTCCGGTGAACGCCTCTTCGCCTAACCCCGTTACCAACGATGAATTCGGACGAACGGTAGGCAAAGTGTATCATCGTCCGCACTGGTTCCCTGTACCCGCAATTCTGATCAAAACACTGGTTGGAGAACTCTCTGTCGTGCTGCTGCAAGGGCAGCGGGTTATCCCGCAAAAAGCGTTGGATCACGGATTCCAGTTCACCTTCCCTACATTAACCGAAGCACTTGAAGATCTTAAACACCGGGGTCTATCCGACTGA
- a CDS encoding DUF6382 domain-containing protein has translation MYGLTRDFIRNGGSFMVLEKVEGLRMDELSRVQMGMLSSNQIPRLLPIHIREVDRNVTLQYDISGYKMLPQMLKSGKIKLRVLYGLLFQLADTFTECRQYMLDSRKLQIQEEYIFINGSLELGELGLVYIPIVDAIESDPTPQQFRELVIRLMAHVQELQGEGIQRVLQLCDSEQWDIRQLRELLLELYADEQSGSGQASFMSSRGSSGLTDSKLGIQFSVIPEQGHESFSNRSGQDQYRQLDRNGEAGQHLKSNHQPWVSTGEEDKPLNKPFSGLSGRRSPIESSLQAKGVTTNPSQRQTFDSLQDDDMEKDEKQASSKTTYILLGCMIATALVWRFIYMEQPGQTQMILSAALSAGLLGIAGWAWVTKGKFGNSKSNRLRQNMPNEEYTDNELQEGSSNKRSVFFGLGRGKDKQKESEEEMFQESWRWNASEMSPEDNTYAQGYTSQQSSGDMKSAQSERGEFYESRSSVAGNSRFHNLHIPSEASDEPFIQHTVEAMAATSELVRHHAAADATVNLQSVAGGGLTGASPVVPSFYLERRSASGDKHERMDVRGASFVIGRSADMVQWVDSATGVSRAHVELSRNKSGYVIKDLGSVNGTILKGNVLAPYKEYPLEDGDTFTLAESVYTYRSVG, from the coding sequence ATGTATGGATTAACGAGAGATTTCATTCGAAACGGCGGGTCGTTTATGGTTTTGGAGAAAGTGGAAGGGTTGCGAATGGACGAACTGAGCCGTGTGCAGATGGGCATGTTGTCTTCCAATCAAATTCCTCGACTTCTTCCAATTCATATTCGAGAGGTAGACCGAAATGTAACGTTACAATATGATATTTCAGGATATAAGATGTTACCTCAGATGTTGAAGTCAGGAAAAATCAAGCTGCGTGTGTTATATGGACTATTGTTTCAGCTGGCAGACACGTTTACGGAATGTAGACAATATATGTTGGATTCACGCAAATTACAGATTCAGGAAGAGTACATATTTATTAATGGTTCACTTGAACTGGGAGAACTTGGTTTGGTATACATCCCGATTGTTGATGCAATTGAGAGTGATCCGACGCCTCAGCAATTCCGCGAACTGGTTATTAGGCTGATGGCCCATGTTCAGGAACTTCAAGGCGAAGGGATTCAGCGTGTCCTCCAGCTATGTGACAGTGAACAATGGGATATCAGACAGCTGCGTGAACTTTTGCTTGAGTTATATGCAGATGAGCAGAGCGGTTCAGGACAGGCATCATTTATGTCTTCTCGTGGGTCATCCGGGTTAACTGACAGTAAATTAGGAATTCAATTTTCTGTGATCCCAGAGCAGGGACATGAGTCGTTTTCCAATAGAAGTGGGCAAGACCAGTATCGTCAGTTAGATCGAAACGGCGAAGCTGGGCAGCACTTGAAATCAAATCATCAACCTTGGGTATCTACTGGGGAGGAAGACAAACCGCTTAACAAACCCTTTTCAGGATTATCCGGCAGACGTTCACCCATAGAGTCCTCATTACAAGCGAAAGGTGTTACAACGAATCCGTCACAGCGTCAAACGTTTGATTCATTACAGGATGATGATATGGAAAAGGACGAGAAGCAGGCATCTTCCAAAACGACCTACATCCTTCTGGGCTGTATGATTGCCACGGCATTGGTATGGAGATTCATCTATATGGAACAACCAGGGCAGACACAAATGATTCTATCCGCAGCATTAAGTGCTGGGTTGCTTGGGATTGCAGGTTGGGCATGGGTGACCAAAGGGAAATTTGGAAATTCGAAATCCAATCGGCTACGCCAAAATATGCCGAATGAAGAATATACAGATAACGAATTACAGGAGGGGTCATCCAATAAGCGATCTGTTTTTTTTGGCTTGGGTAGAGGCAAAGATAAGCAGAAAGAAAGCGAAGAAGAGATGTTTCAGGAGAGCTGGCGTTGGAATGCATCTGAAATGTCACCCGAAGATAACACGTATGCACAAGGTTACACGAGTCAACAGAGCTCTGGTGATATGAAGAGTGCTCAATCAGAACGGGGGGAATTTTATGAATCCAGGTCATCTGTAGCAGGAAATTCTCGCTTTCATAATCTACATATACCATCTGAAGCATCCGATGAACCTTTCATTCAGCATACTGTCGAAGCCATGGCAGCAACATCGGAACTTGTGCGTCATCATGCGGCGGCTGATGCAACTGTAAACTTGCAGAGTGTTGCCGGCGGAGGCTTAACAGGTGCAAGTCCAGTTGTACCTTCCTTTTATCTTGAACGCAGATCAGCAAGCGGAGACAAACATGAACGGATGGATGTCCGTGGAGCATCGTTTGTTATTGGTCGATCGGCGGACATGGTCCAGTGGGTAGATTCAGCAACCGGCGTGTCCCGTGCTCATGTGGAATTGAGCCGGAACAAATCGGGCTATGTTATCAAGGATTTGGGTTCCGTGAATGGAACTATTCTCAAGGGCAATGTTCTTGCTCCGTACAAAGAATATCCACTTGAAGATGGAGATACCTTTACGTTGGCTGAGTCTGTTTATACGTATCGATCAGTCGGATAG
- a CDS encoding prepilin peptidase, with protein sequence MEVEWFYWACGLYVIAAFVTDVRSMKIPNRLTLPVTVAGVLAHIIWGGWEGFLFSAAGFVIGFGVLFLMYLIGAVGAGDVKLFGGIGVWTGLAFGVHVIIYSVLYAGAIGLIILLFRRDSAKRIRGMAGNLAGFFMLGSLKLVHHEKTLKFPFMLAVLPGFISAYIYMT encoded by the coding sequence ATGGAGGTGGAGTGGTTTTACTGGGCCTGTGGTCTATATGTGATTGCGGCTTTTGTTACAGATGTTCGTTCAATGAAAATCCCAAATCGTTTGACTTTGCCAGTAACTGTCGCGGGAGTGCTGGCCCATATTATTTGGGGAGGATGGGAGGGGTTTCTGTTCTCTGCAGCCGGATTCGTGATAGGGTTCGGTGTGTTATTTCTAATGTATCTGATTGGGGCAGTGGGTGCGGGAGATGTTAAATTGTTTGGAGGAATTGGAGTTTGGACAGGACTGGCCTTTGGCGTTCACGTTATTATTTACTCCGTTTTGTATGCAGGGGCAATTGGATTAATTATTCTCTTGTTCCGCAGGGATTCTGCAAAGCGCATTCGCGGCATGGCAGGGAATCTTGCCGGTTTCTTCATGCTCGGTTCGCTCAAACTGGTTCATCATGAAAAGACATTGAAGTTTCCTTTTATGCTGGCCGTATTGCCGGGATTCATTAGCGCCTATATCTACATGACTTAA
- a CDS encoding pilus assembly protein produces the protein MDKQHQQEKKLARLQNQLTRVRRLERLKSLTEQIHSIPKVRFPKKECSPRKTDSSEKEIGSIVLEASLVLPVFLFFVMFLIYIVQMTLVSTALQSTAGEAVKQLSTQIYPVSLVFTPSDSAGSESSEGGWKIPELSLTEWAEEYASSLPEPLSNWVRAAAARGEQPLQEIKTSVLETVLDPTVKPLLKPFINTSLLDVERVHVNGISIPDLKNKTNPYFRLELSYELPVKVPFLGKSLRIQAAAAERVWIGDTGEGSNSSGGDADSAGAATVLSKPEPAYIGNNATIKVKVEPGATANLTIFYKSGESSAKHIGWATADENGVIEWNWFVGTRTTEGTWTFVVETAEGAKTVTEFNVASRK, from the coding sequence ATGGATAAGCAGCATCAGCAGGAAAAAAAATTGGCACGTTTACAGAATCAACTTACACGAGTGCGTAGATTGGAAAGATTGAAGTCTCTGACTGAGCAGATACATTCTATTCCCAAGGTGCGTTTTCCAAAAAAAGAATGTTCTCCAAGAAAGACGGATTCATCAGAAAAGGAAATAGGCAGCATCGTTTTGGAAGCCTCGCTGGTTTTGCCTGTATTCCTGTTCTTTGTCATGTTCCTGATTTACATCGTGCAGATGACGTTGGTATCAACAGCGTTGCAGAGCACGGCAGGTGAGGCGGTAAAGCAGTTATCCACCCAAATATATCCCGTATCCCTTGTGTTCACACCCTCTGATTCCGCGGGTAGTGAAAGCTCAGAGGGGGGATGGAAAATACCGGAGCTGTCACTGACGGAATGGGCCGAAGAGTATGCCTCTTCACTGCCGGAGCCACTCAGTAATTGGGTTCGTGCAGCTGCTGCCAGAGGTGAACAACCGTTACAGGAAATCAAGACATCCGTTCTTGAGACGGTGCTTGATCCGACCGTTAAGCCGCTGCTCAAGCCTTTTATTAATACTTCTCTACTGGATGTAGAGCGTGTGCATGTTAATGGTATTTCCATACCTGATCTCAAAAATAAAACGAATCCTTACTTTCGGCTTGAATTGAGCTATGAATTGCCTGTTAAAGTCCCCTTTTTAGGGAAGTCTTTACGTATTCAAGCTGCTGCGGCAGAACGGGTGTGGATTGGAGATACCGGAGAAGGCTCCAATAGTAGTGGAGGAGACGCGGATTCAGCTGGAGCAGCAACCGTGTTATCCAAGCCGGAGCCAGCATACATAGGCAACAACGCGACCATTAAGGTCAAAGTGGAGCCTGGGGCTACAGCGAATCTTACGATATTTTACAAGTCCGGTGAAAGTTCAGCCAAACATATCGGATGGGCAACTGCCGACGAAAATGGTGTGATTGAGTGGAACTGGTTTGTCGGTACACGTACTACAGAAGGCACATGGACATTTGTTGTAGAGACAGCGGAGGGTGCCAAGACGGTGACTGAGTTTAATGTGGCTTCCAGAAAATAA
- a CDS encoding TadE/TadG family type IV pilus assembly protein gives MSFSNNQFKKEEGSFTIEASLVFPIVLFILVLILFFSMYMYQKTFLNQHAYAASERAAYSWDNSHKQAMTGEVVAGEYDNLYWRLTDDRLLGALFGWAGADNEVIVSVPAGEGGSLSEKKLSQAAQGMPSGMNGTIEYQNSLIQRKVTTKLEQVISLPLPSFLFDSGNSVLTQGSSAVVEPSEFIRTVDLVRYYAAKFKGKGGAAASTAAEAGQVVQYFGKTKK, from the coding sequence ATGAGTTTTTCGAATAACCAATTCAAAAAGGAAGAAGGGAGCTTCACCATTGAAGCTTCCCTGGTCTTCCCTATCGTGTTGTTTATTCTCGTCTTGATCCTCTTTTTCTCCATGTACATGTATCAGAAAACATTTCTGAACCAACATGCGTATGCAGCTTCTGAACGTGCCGCCTACAGCTGGGACAACAGCCACAAGCAGGCGATGACGGGTGAAGTTGTGGCTGGGGAATATGACAACCTGTACTGGAGACTGACCGATGATCGATTGCTTGGAGCACTGTTTGGTTGGGCGGGAGCGGACAATGAGGTTATTGTGTCTGTACCTGCGGGGGAAGGTGGAAGTCTATCGGAAAAGAAACTGTCCCAAGCCGCACAAGGCATGCCTTCTGGCATGAACGGGACAATAGAATATCAGAACTCGCTGATCCAACGAAAAGTTACAACCAAGCTGGAGCAGGTGATTTCTTTACCGCTGCCTTCTTTTTTATTCGATTCAGGTAACAGTGTATTAACACAAGGATCTTCAGCAGTTGTAGAACCGAGTGAATTCATCCGAACGGTGGATCTGGTCCGTTATTATGCGGCCAAGTTTAAAGGCAAGGGCGGAGCCGCAGCCAGTACTGCCGCTGAAGCGGGACAGGTTGTACAGTATTTTGGCAAAACCAAAAAATGA
- a CDS encoding Flp1 family type IVb pilin, whose amino-acid sequence MLELMKSKVTEFWKEEDGLGTLELILIIGVIIIIALIFKDQIKKLVERLLTNVSNRSNEFFE is encoded by the coding sequence ATGCTGGAATTGATGAAAAGCAAAGTAACAGAATTTTGGAAGGAAGAGGACGGGCTGGGTACGCTGGAGCTGATTCTGATCATCGGCGTTATTATCATTATTGCATTAATATTCAAGGATCAAATTAAAAAATTGGTAGAAAGACTGTTAACGAATGTGAGCAATAGAAGTAATGAGTTTTTCGAATAA
- a CDS encoding type II secretion system F family protein — MLLPVIFGGVLGAGWLVLDRTRGQTYRHLRKLDMEGLRLKKLHGPFLFLMDKFEVGRRLPVLMFRMQHAIQKMYGIQHSGEKTMLYCAEMLTYSWLMLLVGCLLSLVGDMGLGGMVGGLALGVALPFALYKDLNTKVQRRDQDILMELPELLNRIVLLVGAGETVQRAIVHCVASQGERNHPLYNELRKMVGDWNNGYSFQQSFEQFSRRCGVQEVTIFTTTVLLNFRRGGGDFVLALRDLSHVLWEKRKAVSRAKGEQASSKLVFPMVLIFFSIVVMIGAPAFMMMNM; from the coding sequence ATGCTGCTTCCCGTTATTTTCGGAGGGGTGCTCGGAGCAGGGTGGCTGGTGCTGGATCGAACGCGTGGGCAGACCTACCGACATTTGCGCAAACTGGATATGGAAGGATTACGTCTGAAGAAGCTGCATGGTCCCTTTTTGTTTTTAATGGACAAGTTCGAAGTGGGCCGCAGATTACCTGTACTCATGTTCCGTATGCAGCATGCCATTCAGAAAATGTATGGCATACAGCATAGTGGCGAGAAAACGATGCTCTACTGTGCTGAAATGCTGACTTACTCGTGGCTGATGTTGCTCGTAGGCTGCCTTTTGTCGCTCGTTGGGGATATGGGACTTGGCGGTATGGTAGGTGGATTGGCACTGGGTGTTGCACTGCCCTTCGCCCTTTATAAAGACCTTAACACCAAAGTACAGCGAAGAGATCAGGACATACTCATGGAGCTGCCGGAGTTGTTGAACCGCATTGTTCTGCTGGTTGGTGCGGGAGAAACGGTGCAGCGTGCCATTGTTCACTGTGTAGCCAGTCAGGGAGAACGGAATCATCCCCTCTATAATGAGCTGCGAAAGATGGTTGGGGATTGGAACAACGGTTATTCGTTTCAACAATCCTTTGAACAGTTCAGTCGTCGGTGTGGTGTACAGGAAGTGACGATTTTTACAACAACAGTGCTGCTGAATTTTCGGCGAGGGGGAGGTGACTTTGTACTGGCGCTGCGGGATCTGTCCCATGTGTTGTGGGAAAAACGCAAGGCCGTTAGTCGGGCTAAGGGAGAACAGGCTTCTTCCAAACTGGTGTTTCCGATGGTATTGATCTTTTTTTCGATTGTCGTGATGATCGGGGCACCTGCTTTTATGATGATGAATATGTAG
- a CDS encoding type II secretion system F family protein: protein MGEARQALTDYTVYTLSQKQRMVCMLISGLLFFGVGILFYHHWLAGLILAAGCIWVPKHWTEVLLERRRMTLSLHFKQALYALSSALAAGKSVENGFKESVEDLRMLNPEADTDLIREFTILRTRMEYGQPIEEALQDFSDRAKIEDITNFADVFITCKRTGGDLVEVVRRTSAVIGEKLDIQQDIMVAVAQKKFESKVMFAAPFIFLIFLNFTAKDFMEPLYSGMGYMISSGALALLACCYLWITRIMDIKV from the coding sequence TTGGGTGAGGCCAGACAGGCGTTAACGGACTACACCGTATATACGCTATCCCAGAAACAGCGGATGGTCTGCATGCTGATTAGTGGTTTGTTGTTCTTTGGTGTCGGTATTCTGTTCTATCATCACTGGTTGGCCGGACTGATATTGGCTGCGGGGTGTATATGGGTACCAAAACACTGGACAGAAGTACTGCTGGAACGAAGAAGAATGACTCTCAGTTTGCATTTTAAGCAGGCATTATATGCGTTGTCCTCCGCGCTGGCTGCGGGAAAATCGGTAGAGAACGGTTTTAAGGAATCCGTGGAGGATCTGCGCATGCTGAACCCTGAGGCCGATACGGATCTCATTCGGGAATTCACCATTCTGAGGACGCGGATGGAATATGGTCAGCCCATTGAAGAGGCACTGCAAGACTTCTCGGACCGGGCCAAAATCGAGGATATCACAAACTTTGCCGATGTGTTCATCACTTGTAAGCGAACGGGTGGAGATCTGGTCGAAGTGGTGAGGCGAACCTCTGCGGTCATTGGTGAGAAGCTGGATATTCAGCAGGACATCATGGTAGCGGTGGCACAGAAAAAGTTTGAATCCAAAGTGATGTTTGCCGCTCCATTTATTTTTCTGATTTTTCTAAACTTTACGGCCAAGGATTTTATGGAGCCGTTATACAGCGGGATGGGATATATGATCTCCAGCGGGGCATTGGCATTACTCGCCTGCTGTTATTTGTGGATTACACGCATTATGGATATCAAAGTATAA
- a CDS encoding CpaF family protein, whose protein sequence is MTDSSRMILDREEQFQIMRREVRAGLDLTSSAGDEELWQGIERKVLSDPKLDDLTSGERHTLVQRLFDSFRGLDILQPLVDHPEITEIMINSHREIFVEQEGEVRQITLEFESRERLEDIIQIIVSGVNRIVNESSPIVDARLKDGSRVNIVLPPIALKGPTMTIRKFPSEPMKMSDLIGKGALHEEAAELLQQLVRSKYNIFIGGGTGSGKTTFLNALSQFIPADERIITIEDSAELQIVTVPNLVSLETRNANTEGKGQISIRDLIKSSLRMRPNRIVIGEVRGAEALDMLQAMNTGHDGSLSTGHANTISDMISRLETMVLSGADLPIAVVRQQISSAIDIFVHLSRLRDRSRRVTEISEVIGMQDGEVLLNPLFRFQEIEEKEGKIIGGLVQVGTLRQVDKIQMAGLGEWLNEYIERNSDELNESDNNVN, encoded by the coding sequence ATGACGGACTCATCCAGGATGATACTGGACCGTGAAGAGCAGTTTCAGATCATGCGTCGCGAGGTCAGGGCTGGCCTCGATTTAACGTCGTCTGCGGGAGACGAAGAACTGTGGCAGGGAATTGAGCGCAAAGTGCTCTCTGACCCCAAGCTGGATGATCTGACCTCCGGGGAGCGTCATACGCTGGTGCAACGGTTATTTGACTCCTTTCGAGGGCTGGATATTCTGCAACCATTGGTGGATCATCCCGAAATTACGGAGATTATGATCAACAGCCACCGGGAGATTTTCGTTGAGCAGGAAGGTGAAGTCAGACAGATCACACTGGAGTTCGAGTCAAGGGAACGGTTGGAAGACATTATCCAGATAATTGTATCCGGGGTGAACCGGATTGTGAATGAGTCTTCTCCAATCGTGGATGCGCGGTTGAAAGACGGCTCTCGGGTCAATATCGTGCTGCCTCCGATTGCATTGAAGGGTCCGACCATGACGATTCGAAAATTCCCGAGTGAACCAATGAAGATGTCCGATCTGATTGGTAAAGGTGCCCTGCATGAGGAAGCGGCAGAGCTGCTGCAGCAGTTGGTGCGCAGCAAATACAATATTTTTATCGGCGGCGGAACCGGGTCGGGGAAAACCACTTTCCTAAATGCATTATCTCAGTTTATTCCTGCGGATGAACGGATCATCACGATTGAAGACTCTGCTGAATTACAGATTGTCACAGTACCCAATCTGGTATCGCTGGAGACGCGCAATGCGAATACCGAGGGCAAGGGGCAAATATCCATCCGTGACCTGATCAAGTCATCCTTGCGGATGCGTCCAAATCGAATTGTCATTGGTGAGGTGCGGGGAGCAGAAGCGCTGGATATGTTGCAGGCCATGAACACAGGCCATGATGGAAGCTTGTCCACAGGGCACGCAAACACGATCTCCGATATGATCAGCAGATTAGAGACCATGGTGCTCAGCGGAGCGGATCTTCCCATTGCAGTTGTCCGGCAGCAGATCAGCTCGGCCATTGATATCTTTGTACATCTATCCCGGCTGCGCGACCGTTCACGTCGGGTGACCGAGATTAGCGAAGTGATTGGCATGCAGGACGGAGAAGTACTGCTCAATCCACTGTTTCGTTTCCAGGAAATCGAAGAAAAAGAAGGCAAGATTATTGGTGGACTCGTGCAAGTTGGAACGCTGAGACAAGTGGATAAAATTCAGATGGCTGGGCTAGGGGAATGGTTGAACGAGTACATAGAACGCAATAGCGATGAGTTGAATGAATCGGATAACAACGTAAATTAG
- a CDS encoding ParA family protein: protein MIVLKAVLASKDREYISAWLDFVQGSLSGSSIRFTAFSQWEPFRDHMNEQEGREVPDLVIAEPEFLNHWLSHGGETSGIPWLMLSEGLDEVDEDKRLMKYQPLPTLLDAVLNVCRQPRRKKTHRPGQETLSIGVVSASGGSGKTAVAMHMAKQLGLAGYAVLYLNLETLDSSMPFLEKGLSRSGQRIPDAETGLSRLLYDLKVGRKESGKQGQAQSATKGVDGYVLRHEALKSDVFWPLSNRKELLQMSREDTKSLIRYLADSGQYDVLILDGDSGWDGRSEGIFDAADAFVWLVEDDISSMHRWGQWIQHMERTWPDLHESVLDRARFIVNKYRDSVINALPRPDLHLDAVLPYIPSWKQLSQEEVMLSSPIFQREVKRLCAMIVQDGEEELKQTGRIQKGDGWSL from the coding sequence TTGATTGTTCTTAAGGCAGTGCTGGCTTCCAAAGACAGAGAGTATATCAGCGCCTGGCTTGATTTTGTACAAGGCAGCCTGTCCGGCTCCAGTATACGATTTACCGCCTTTTCACAATGGGAACCGTTCAGGGATCACATGAATGAGCAGGAAGGCAGGGAAGTGCCGGATTTGGTGATTGCGGAACCGGAATTTCTGAACCACTGGCTGAGTCACGGTGGTGAAACCTCGGGTATTCCATGGCTGATGCTTAGTGAAGGATTAGATGAAGTGGATGAGGATAAACGACTGATGAAATATCAACCATTGCCTACGCTGCTGGACGCTGTTCTCAATGTTTGTCGGCAACCGCGTCGGAAGAAAACCCATCGTCCAGGACAGGAGACACTTTCTATTGGAGTTGTATCAGCTTCCGGAGGGAGTGGCAAAACTGCGGTGGCGATGCATATGGCGAAGCAGCTGGGGCTTGCAGGATATGCTGTTCTGTATCTCAATCTGGAGACACTGGATAGCTCGATGCCGTTTCTAGAGAAAGGTCTGTCTAGAAGTGGGCAGCGTATACCTGACGCAGAAACGGGGCTGTCACGTCTGCTTTATGATTTGAAGGTGGGCAGGAAGGAATCAGGCAAACAGGGACAAGCACAGTCCGCCACCAAAGGGGTGGACGGATATGTGCTACGTCACGAAGCGCTGAAGTCGGATGTATTCTGGCCGTTATCGAATCGGAAGGAATTGCTGCAAATGTCCCGTGAAGATACGAAGAGCCTGATCCGTTATTTGGCCGACAGCGGGCAATATGATGTGCTCATTCTGGATGGGGACTCAGGTTGGGATGGACGAAGTGAGGGGATTTTCGATGCTGCCGATGCTTTCGTCTGGCTGGTTGAGGATGACATCTCTTCCATGCACCGCTGGGGTCAATGGATTCAGCATATGGAGCGTACGTGGCCGGATCTGCATGAAAGTGTACTGGATCGTGCCCGCTTCATTGTCAACAAGTATCGGGACAGCGTCATCAATGCTTTGCCAAGACCTGATCTGCATCTGGATGCTGTGCTGCCGTATATCCCTTCCTGGAAGCAGCTAAGCCAGGAGGAAGTGATGCTCAGCTCACCGATCTTTCAACGCGAAGTGAAGAGACTATGCGCCATGATTGTACAGGACGGGGAAGAAGAACTGAAGCAGACAGGACGAATCCAGAAGGGTGATGGGTGGTCACTATGA
- a CDS encoding VOC family protein, which produces MIEFAHIHHVSLAVRDLEVAKKFYSGLLRMQEIERPPFNSTGTWYAIGSQQLHLLQHPQGHTLREAGIDTTDGHFAIWVKSYKETLAWLEQQGIEYEARPDSVAGFAQIFVLDPDCNIIEFDAPYHS; this is translated from the coding sequence ATGATAGAATTTGCACATATACACCATGTGAGTCTGGCTGTACGTGATCTGGAGGTTGCGAAGAAATTTTATTCCGGTTTGCTACGCATGCAGGAGATTGAACGTCCGCCGTTCAACTCTACGGGCACATGGTATGCCATTGGTAGTCAACAGCTTCATCTATTACAGCATCCGCAGGGACATACGCTTCGTGAGGCTGGCATCGATACAACAGATGGACATTTTGCGATCTGGGTGAAGAGTTACAAGGAGACTTTGGCCTGGCTGGAACAGCAGGGAATTGAATATGAGGCAAGACCAGATAGTGTTGCCGGGTTTGCACAGATTTTTGTGCTTGATCCTGACTGCAATATTATTGAATTTGATGCACCCTATCATTCTTGA